Part of the Uloborus diversus isolate 005 chromosome 9, Udiv.v.3.1, whole genome shotgun sequence genome is shown below.
gctattattttccaattagGACTGCGTTCAACAGAATACCAATTATAATAATTGACTTTCGCAAAACATATAATCTTGTTAATATAAAAcagctattatttttttcaattaatcatcatttagatatatttaactttcattttcttcCCAAGATTATACctcaatgtttctaatttttttttttatagataatctttttttcaaggtttccatttccaacaaaaaaatgataaacacaaaagATACAcaacacatatatttttttttttaaaaaaaaaacaaatcatatttatttacatatcatacaatacaaagataaaaacattcaatttgtacattcaaaaattaataatatcaaGATTGTTAAAATCGATGTCATCACCATTCAACCAGTCTTCCGAAAATATAGACAAATCTATTAGTGGTGTTTTGGGTTGAAATTCTAGACTTGATCCGTATTCCGTagcattattagtattattattattattattattagcaggTGATATCGGTTCGTACATGGAGATCGAAGATGATGTTGAAGGAACGTCTTCCGTGATGTTAGCAGGAGATTTCGGTTCGTACATGGTGACCGATGTTGATGTTAAAGGAACGTCATTCGTGACAGGAGATATCTGATCATACATGGtgaaagatgatgatgatgaaagaaCGTCATTGGTAGCACTCAAAGATTCGATTTGCTCTCCTTGTTCTGGTGGTGGTTGTACGACAAATTCGACGAATatcatttgttgttgttgttgttgttgctgctgctgctgaGGACAATATGTGGC
Proteins encoded:
- the LOC129229751 gene encoding uncharacterized protein LOC129229751 — its product is MDFIELNPTDDEHEQFFVEQQNDENDGRQSTTTTTTNPTDDQFFVEQQNDGRQSTSTGKRIKSSSLSDLKLKFKIARFNDERKCSVKSLYHCATYCPQQQQQQQQQQQMIFVEFVVQPPPEQGEQIESLSATNDVLSSSSSFTMYDQISPVTNDVPLTSTSVTMYEPKSPANITEDVPSTSSSISMYEPISPANNNNNNNTNNATEYGSSLEFQPKTPLIDLSIFSEDWLNGDDIDFNNLDIINF